The Pseudomonadota bacterium DNA window AGCCTTGACCTCATGGAGCTTGTTCTCTGATTCAACGACCCGATCTGCGAGCGCTGCCCCCCACTCCTCAGATGCTAGATATCGTCTCTTTATCTCTTCGACCATGCCCTGGAGCTTACGTCCCTCCTCGCGCATGTCGTGACACATCGCCCCTACGGCGTGGTATTGCGTTAGAACTAGATCTAGCTCGGCCTTACGAACACGGAGCTCCTCCTGCCCATGCTCGATATGCCCCTTATATCGATCTTCAACATAGACGAGCTGCTCCCTCGCCATCTGCTCACGGGTAGCGAGGTCAGCGATGCGCCCATCTGCTGCCATTAGGGAGAACTTGTAATCCTTAATAGAGTTAACTATCGGCTGAGTAGCCTTTACTATAGCTGGTAGAATCTCATCCTTGATTACGTTAAGAAGATAAACTCCAAAGCCCTGTTGATTGATCTCTTCGCCAGATTGCTGCGCAGATCGCTGTTCGGTTGTAAGGCAGAACTGCTTAACAGCTGCCCCCTTCCAAAGAACGGAGTGCACGTTATGAGCATGCGCTAAGACCAACCATCCTGGGGCCAAAGCATTTTCGAGCTGCTCTGAATGCACCGAGCGCCACCACGTATCGAGCTCAACCTCCGAGCTCTCAGAGCACTGATAGAGCTCGCGTACGAGCGGCAACCACTGTACCCGCTCCTCCCTGGCCCGTTGCGCGTTAACGATCACGCGCGGTGCAGCGTGGTGCGGGAAGGTCATGTAGCTTTCAAAACCTGAGAACCCCGCGCTATGCAGGGAGTTCTTTAGGTGCTCTAGGGAAGCACCCTTGCCCCGTACCTGATCGCTTGAGGGCTCCATCTGAGAGCCACCTGGATT harbors:
- a CDS encoding class I SAM-dependent methyltransferase, which translates into the protein MSLAYAQSDRAIGAETALKRGIGAYSQVAPVDGLLHSRRPLAEGSLLEALLKEVGDLSTLSPELLERAIKEHCWYHVTPFRSAHIRALDIPPNARVLEVGCGGGALTRYLGEQGFQVVALETSEELAECARTRCKELRNVEVITGFLENVLEDNKFDYVICIDPVLVQNEYFDPGVQLLSLCKKMLKATGTMILAVANPLHNPGGSQMEPSSDQVRGKGASLEHLKNSLHSAGFSGFESYMTFPHHAAPRVIVNAQRAREERVQWLPLVRELYQCSESSEVELDTWWRSVHSEQLENALAPGWLVLAHAHNVHSVLWKGAAVKQFCLTTEQRSAQQSGEEINQQGFGVYLLNVIKDEILPAIVKATQPIVNSIKDYKFSLMAADGRIADLATREQMAREQLVYVEDRYKGHIEHGQEELRVRKAELDLVLTQYHAVGAMCHDMREEGRKLQGMVEEIKRRYLASEEWGAALADRVVESENKLHEVKASWGYRFTESMRELFSRRKHGLARKA